The genomic DNA GCCCCACAGCACCGCGGCGGCGAGCGCCGGACCGGTCGTGGCGAGGACCGCGGTCCACCACTGGAGCCCGCCACGGACCCGCGAGTCAGCCCGGTCCAGGACGGTGAGGGAGTCACCGACGAAGCCGCTGGTGAGCGCGGTCACGAGGACGATCGTCCCCAGGCAGAGCGAGACGAGACCGAGGCCCTCGGCGCCGAGCACGTGCGCGGCGACGACCTGGAGCGCGAAGCTCGCCGCCGCCTGCCAGACCTGGGCGACGACGGCACCCGAGGCGTGCGACGTCGCGAGCGACCGCAGCCGCCCGGTCGTCAGGCCCCGGGACGTGCTCACGAGAGCACGACCGCGCCGGTGTAGGTGGCCGAGGTGTGCAGTCCGTCGAAGTCGACGACCATGGTGAGCTTCTTGAGCCCGGAGTCCGGGACGGCGAAGGCGTAGTAGGCGGTGGCGGACTTGCCGGGGGCGACGGTGCCGGAGAAGTCGTAGGTCTTCGCGCTCTCGGTGTAGACCGGGGCGGCGAGCTGCTTGGACGACGAGTAGTAGGTGGTGAGGACGACCTCGTTGAGGTTGATCGCCTTGGCCGAGCCGTTGGTGAGCTTGAGCTGGAAGCGGACGTACTCACGACCCGCCATCACGCCGGGGCCGTGACCGGTCTCGGTGGCCCGGTTGGTCTTGACGATCTCGAGGCGGACACCGTCGGGGTACTTCACCGGCGCGCTGAACTTCGCCGCGGGGGCCGTCACCGACGGCGTGGTGGCGCCACCGGAGCGCTTGACCTTGGGCACGGACTGCACCGGCTGGGGCAGCGGCGGCGCCACGGTGGCGGACGTCGTCGGGCTCTGCGAGGGCTCGGTCGTGGCCGAGCCCTTCGTCGTGGCCGACGAGGTGGCCGAGGCGCTCGGCGTGCTCGTGCCCGAGGAGGACACCGCACCGACGGCGCCGGTCCGGCTCGCGGCGGTCGGCGTCGTCGGGTCGGACGAGCAGCCGGACACGAGGGCGGCACCGACGAGGCCGACGGCGAGGGCAGCGGTGAGGCGACGCAGGGACATCAGTACGCCCCGGTCCCGCGCAGCACGGCCTTGGCGGTGCGGACGATGATCTGCAGGTCGAGCAGCAGCGACCAGTTGTCGACGTACCAGAGGTCGAGCCGCAGGGACTCGTCCCAGGAGAGGTCGCTGCGACCGCTGACCTGCCACAGACCGGTCAGGCCGGGCTTGACGCGCAGCCGGCGGGTGGCGTCGGCCTCGTAGCCGGCGACCTCGGACGGCAGCGGCGGACGCGGTCCCACGAGCGACATCTCGCCACGGATGACGTTGATGAGCTGGGGCACCTCGTCGATCGACAGACGGCGCAGGATCCGGCCCACCGAGGTGATGCGCGGGTCGCGCTTCATCTTGAACAGCACCGTGTTGCCGGCGTCGACCGCGGTGACCAGCTCGGCCTTGCGCTGCTCGGCGTCGACGCACATCGTGCGGAACTTGAGCATCTGGAAGGTCTCGCCACGGGCGCCGACCCGGGTCTGGCGGAAGATGACGCCACCGGGTGAGTCGAAGCGGATGGCGACCGCGATGGCGAGCAGGACCGGGGCGGCCAGGAGCGACAGGGTGATCGCGAGCACCAGGTCGACGGTGCGCTTGAAGAGCCGGCGGGCGCCGGACATGGCCGGGCGCTCCACGTGCAGCAGCGGCATCCCGGCCGAGGGGCGGATGCTCAGGCGCGGGCCGGCGACCTCGAACAGGCCGGGGGCGATGACGAGGTCGACCTCGCGCTCCTCCAGGCTCCAGGCCAGGCGGCGCAGGCTGGGGCCGCTGAGCTCGGGGTCGCTGGACACCGCGACGACCTCGGCGTCGAGCAGGTCGATGGCGTACATCGCCTCGTCGGGGTACCCGAAGACCGGCACCCCCTCGATCTCGGTGGAGAAGTCGCCCTCGGTGTGGATGCCAGAGACGCAGGCACCCACGACCTGCATGCCCTCGCCGGGAGCGCGGCGCAGCTGGCGGATGAGGGGGGCGACAGTGCGGACGTTGCCGATCACCACGGTGCGCTGGGAGTCGACCCCCACCTCGCGGCGGGCGAGCAGCCCGCG from Pedococcus aerophilus includes the following:
- a CDS encoding sugar transferase, which gives rise to MTDLAGADSVSSMSEPTSVEAQSDDGLGRLRTPAEAIGTAGVVGTQDWSEVAPEHPAKQSWYLRYRRRAVAMDLGVAVLAGVFCTLVPLGDAPLLDRGLAALALPGAWYLALLLCHGYERRYLGITADEYRAVGRAVVALVVAVAVLSWLVHAEIARGLVLSAAPPLLFFGLLGRHLLRRGLLARREVGVDSQRTVVIGNVRTVAPLIRQLRRAPGEGMQVVGACVSGIHTEGDFSTEIEGVPVFGYPDEAMYAIDLLDAEVVAVSSDPELSGPSLRRLAWSLEEREVDLVIAPGLFEVAGPRLSIRPSAGMPLLHVERPAMSGARRLFKRTVDLVLAITLSLLAAPVLLAIAVAIRFDSPGGVIFRQTRVGARGETFQMLKFRTMCVDAEQRKAELVTAVDAGNTVLFKMKRDPRITSVGRILRRLSIDEVPQLINVIRGEMSLVGPRPPLPSEVAGYEADATRRLRVKPGLTGLWQVSGRSDLSWDESLRLDLWYVDNWSLLLDLQIIVRTAKAVLRGTGAY